TGTTCTCAACTTTGACATCAACTATCTCTAAACATATTCCACATATTATTGACAAGGTggcttagagcattagcatatGAGGatgtaaaaatatatctatttaACCATATTATTCTACAACTCACCCAATATCTCATTTCCCATTTTTCACATCACACCTAACCCAATTGAtttatttatctctctctctctctctctcagagttGGAACAAACCCGCTACATCATAGACCTAACAAACATAATAGTCAAAGACCCAACCACACCCACACTTAGCAAACCCACCACTGCCAACATCCTCAAATGCACCAATTCAAAGCCAATATAACGCGAATTCAACCCCCAATACATTGTGaacaaaaacccaccaccaccattgagAACAAAGAAAACGAATTCAAAGCTTATGAGTTTTAATATGAATGTATGTAATACACAATTAAAGTTGAAACTTCTATTCTCTGTGTAAGACTGAAGACCGCGGTCGAGCGAGATAAAAAGCGCGATTGTGTGAGAATGTTGATTTAGACAAAAACTCTTGGTAGACACTCAGTTCATTGAGACCGTATTTTggaaattctgtttttttttttttttttttttcttcttcttcttcttcttcttccaaggACGTGTTTGTAGCCACCTCAAGCTCAAACTCTACTTATATTTAATTCCTATTTCAACCCAAATTATAAGAGAAGGAGGATAACCATAGAAAATAGaggaaaacagagagagagagagagctattcCTTATAGTGTATGCACTAAGGACGCATAATATCCCACTGACACAATATCTCATCAATGGAATATCACATCTGAAAAACTGTACACACATtgtcaaatataaaatatgttagtttttatataaaagaaaaaagaaaggcagaggtatgaaagaaagaaagattttcaaaaaaattgctacatatagtattaaattattaattattgtacCGAACAATCTCTTGGAGAAGATTATCCTGATCTTACTGAACACTTAAGCTAATTTCTTCAAAGGATAGAAGTTAAAAATTCAGCATTGTTGGTGACTCAATGAGCACAAACGTAAGAACCACACAACAAGAttgcaaatttaaaaaattccaaTTCATATCCCAACTCCTAAGTAAACTTGCATGTGTTTCTAATAAATATTCGGACCAAGAATCTTTTAGCTCAACTGGTTAACACTTCTCGGTGTTTCTAAGATAGAGAGgaaaacaaaaccacaaaagaATTTAGTAATTTTAGGCATAATTATCTTCTGTTGTGCTTAattacctcccatttaaatttCCATGTTGAGCCTCACCTATTAAAAGGTAGTTTCGGCCCACGTGTAAGGGGGAATGTTAGAAGTATTGgctaaatgattaaatttaccatatcccaatAGCTTAAGCTTTCAGGACAATGTTAGAAGGAAcgttatttttgtaaaaaaggagaagaaattgCGTCTCTTTTATCAAAGTTACATTTTGAAGCAAGAGAGCAAATCAATCCAAAAGCCTGTTGGCAATTACCATGCTATACAAATTTACTCAGTTTTAGAGCTTTCTTTGAACAGTCTATTTACCAATATcatctaaattgaattttcacaatttgtatTTCAAATCCATAACTAAAGCTTAATATATTcctagtaacttttttttttgataatcagaTTCACTGTAACTTAAATTCACAGCATCACAATAAtaaactagcctctgagcacgagCTCGcacgcgtgctcagaggctcttctattttttgggtaagggttaattttgagtatttattataatttgggattactttattttccaatcacaaaaaaaatctaggggtgtgataaaaaaattaaaaatatcacaaaatctagcaggtgaaataattttttcatcacacccctagatttttttttgtgattggaaaataaagtaatcccaaattataataaatgctcaaaattaacccttacccaaaaaatagaagagcctctgagcacgcgcatgagcgcgtgctcagaggttAGTATTCCGTAATTATTATCCTTTTTTGCCAATTTTGTTTATGTATTAATCAATGTGTTATTAATTGGAAGATGATGCTATAATTTAGTATTAACCTATAGGGGGAGGAAAAAAAGATCCATTgaataaatcttataaatagtGCATATAATGAAAATGCATAATGAAATCGTAACAATAAAACTACTTACAAAATACATGTGGTGACCAACGaaatatttaaccaaaaaaaaaaaatgttatatgtgTAATATCAGTCATTCACAAATGTGTAATATTAATGGACAAACATGTAAACTTCAACTGGgtataaatagaaaattataacattaaaaccaaaaaataaaaaagagcctcatcacacgtgctCCTATATATCATCCAAATTTTGTGTTGCTTCTAATGTGAATGTTAAtagataaattttgaaaactctaatataattagaatttgaaagtGTAGAAGATTGTTCAAACTGggtttgtgattgaaaaatataaagcaaCAGTTCAATATTGTCATGTACTTCTTTTTTAGACCTCTCTGTTATAGTGGCCCaacttccaaacaaaaattACCCTGTAACATATGGAGAATCTTGAAGAAAGAGGGGTCCTAGTTAACTTGTTAAAGAACATCGGTAgcataaaaccttttttttttaattaaaaaaaaatcacccaccATACATATGCAAAAgtcaaattttccaaaataaacaTGCAAAGGTAAACAGAAGCATAGATATAAGATTAGGAAttgacaaataaataatttccctcttcatttgaaaaataaaataaaataaaaaatgaaagaagggAACACCATAGGTACATTGTAATTAcacattcaaaaaataattcaattatttGATTGTTGCTTTCCATGATTCAAATGTAATTACACATTCAAAATTAAGTGGCTCAAATGTGAAACATGAGTAAGAAAAGGAAATGTAAAAGTTTGGTAACTTTCTTCATAAAATCTTGGGGTTCATGCAATCTTAACACTTTCGTTTGGCTAAAATCTAAAATCCTAGATTGGCATCAGTCATCGATCTATCAAGGTCGCTTTATAGTGCTTTCAGTTGAAACACGTATCTGCAAACCACAATGTGAATGGAATAAGGATGTTACTATCTTTCTCAAGAGTTTTTGgtccaaaaaaagtaaaagaaaatttttgacaGAAAATTTGAATAGATTGAACCGTGCAAACATACCTTTTAGTACATGTTTCCCAATAGTGATAATGCCCATTCATCCTCATCCACCAATTTGAAACCAAAATCCTTTCATTCAAAATGGCATGCAAAACGTATTAGATCAAATTAGActacataaaattatttcataaaagTAGAAGGAACAAAAGCAAATATCATAGCAAATAGGAATGAGATCAAACTTGCCAGCACTCTTGAAAGTATAAGAGATTTCACAAATTGGCGGAGGaaatgacaaactcttgaaatcAACATCATTAACAATTTAAACGATGCAATTAGAATGGAGATGGTAATgagagttaaaaaataaataaaaaaataaaaaacaaactgaAAAAGAACGTGGAAACGTGGAACATGGGAAATAGAGAAGTTTGAATAATAgaccctctttttttttataaaggtaattgattttttttttttttttttttgcaataacggtagatgtgtgtgtttttttattttttatttttatcaattataatgGCAGatatattcacaaacaaacgtgtttgttttttttatttatttatttttgtaaatgaataaagaaatttgaaaaccaTCAAAAGAGTGGtcttattttgtaggcaatgttttagtgcaaGTTAGACATATTTTTACCTAACTATCCTTTacttttgtctctacttaaacataggctATAGGGTAttttggaaccaaaaaaaaaaaatccagtccaAACAGGTGTAgcctcttaaatagtagtatagatattCTAGAAATTAGTTTAAGATTGTGCCCTGCTTGCAATCTTAATACCAAATTGTATTAAGAACTTttgagtaatgagtgatgaaaactaaGAATTGAATGATGAAAATTGCTAAACCTGACCTGCCCATTTACTTCAAATCCCAATTCAAAATTTCCAGAGAACGTTCCATCCCAGTTCTAGTATATGGGCTCTAAACATTTATCAGAAGAAAAATCACCCAACGCAAAAAGTCTAATAACAGAACAGATAAGAGATAACCCACAAACTACAAAAATCGATATTCTTAACACCcatttggttgctgagaaaatcaAGGCACGGAGAACAAAACCCAAGAGttaaattcaatatttttccGAGGTTTTGAGCCTAATAAGCCTCATTTGATTTAGttgcactattttttttcccctaaaattgggaaaaaaaataatttgttagaAAGAGGCCATATAAGAAACAGTTGATACAAATAATGAGTCTTACAAATAGAGAGTCTGGGGAATGGTGAGAGAACACAGTGTGGGGTTGGTAAATGTAAAGACAGGTCTATACACTTGAAGTTCAACTTGGAATGAGATTTGTACAAGAAAACCCTAGGATGAATGGTGCAAAATGGTTCCTGGCATTCATTCAGTAGTATGTTGCCTGTTAATGATAGACTATCCACACTATATAGAGTTTGCTAACTAGGGGTAAATGGGAGATTTGCGTGTTTTCTGCGGAAGCCAGATTTGGTAGAAACCATCGGTTTTTGAGAGTTTTCACTAGGACATTAAGGCAACAAGTTTTGCAACTGGATTCTTTCACTGGGGGATCAAGGGAAAAAGGTTTCAAATGAATCTATGTAAGATTGCTTCAGCTGCTACAAGAAAGCAAATCAATTCATCAGATTATTGGCAATTAGCATGCTATACTAATTTATGCAGCTTTACAGCTCTCTCTGAACAATTTACTTACCAACATCATTTAAACTGCATTTTCAGATGTTGTAATTCAAATCCAGAGCATAGGACAAATAGATTCACAGAAACTTAAATTGACAGCAACAGAACCTTACATATTCGAGAAATTGGTTTAATATTTTGTCCAGCTTACAACCAAAATGTCAAATTGTATTTGGTCAAAACGTCTTCAATTAAGCCAAACAATATTAGAGAAATCAAAGTACATAAACAGATAAGctaataaaatggaaaataagcTAATACAATCGCATAGTAGTTGTAACCCAAATGGGTCGAGAATAGGAAGAAGGGTTGTCCTCACCGAATGGAAGGGGTTGAATTTCTCTAGTTTTCATGTCAAACACTCCAACATCACATCCTCCATATTCACCTCCTGGGCACATTTGCCAATCCCAATTGTCGTCTGTGAAGTAGATTCTTTTACTACTGCTAGATATGGTGATTGTAGGACAGCACCAGGAGTTGCCATCACCAACAAAGACAGCATGATCTTCCAAGCCTCTCCCATTTCTCACTTCTACCCAAGATGGTGTATCGAAGTTGAACTTGTAGACCGAAAAAGACGCGGTCTCATACCTCCTCTTCAAAGGATAATAATATCCATGAcgaaaaaccccaaaaagatTTCCAAATAACTCCACCAAATATAGTTTCTGGGGTTCCCATACATCTTCTGGTTGAGGAGAAACAACTTGTACCTCAGCATCTAGTTCAACGCGCACGAGTGTGCCATTGTCACAAAGTCCATATATTTGATCATTAAAACATGTAACATCCTTGAATTTGAATTCATCTGGATTGGCAACAAGAACCCACTCATCTTGTCCTCTTCCATTCAAAGCTGCTCCTTCTCCCACTCTCACAAAAGCCAAGCTATTCTCAGGGCCGAAAATTGCTATGACAAGGAAAGATGACTCATGGGAAGGTTgcttaaaaataatgaatttgtgtaTAAGGCGAAACCACTCTTCTGTAGCAGCCAGTGTTCGAATTGTGTTTAGTGATGGAAGAATGATCTGTCTTCCTTTGCCAAGGTGTTCAAGGTGAGCATTAGAATTAGGATCCAGTAATACAACCCAACCATATGGAGATCCCCAACAACGTTTTCCTCCGAATGTAGATAGTTCTAATCTATAGCGTTTGCTGTCGCAGAGATTAAAGAAACTTCGCCAATTGGTGTTTAATGTCTTGGAAAGCATAAGCAATGGGAATGGCAATGGGAATGAAGGCCTTGTAATTTCTGGACTGACAGAATTCCATTGTTTGCAAACAGTTAGCAACGATTTAATATCCACAAAATTAGGTAGTAGCTTTGCAATTTCACAGATCATATCTGCTGGGAGTTCATCCCAACTAGGAGCTGGAGCTTGATTGGTTTCTAGCAAATCATTTGAAACGACAAGAGAAAACGATCAGCTATAATATTTCCGGATGAGGTTGAGTAATATATACGAATGCTCTATCACCTAGGATGAGAATtataattgacaaaaaattgCTAACAAAAAAAGATGAAGCGCTATTTAAAGCTTTTAAAAAGAACTCAAACAACATGTCTTTTTCCACATGGATTGGAGATAGAGTGATGATGATTGTCTTTCATAGACCAGACAGTTTGAACCATTCTCAATGTCCAAAACACATTCTTTCCTCATTTCCTCAAAACCCAACAGACTGTCATACATTTCCAACTCTAAACAATTAGTAAAATGCAGCAACTTCAGAGCCAAAATCAATTGAACACacactttctaaaacattcttGTTTCTACACGCTAATACGATTCTTATTTTGCCATTCTGTTTACTCTTAAAATTATGATTTGAGCCtgttgaaaccaaaaaaattactttatagAAAGTGTTGCATGTACATGGCAACTAGGATTAAACAATAGCATAGGTTCAAAAAAAATGTGGTCATGTATGGTCGGCATCTAGCCAatactacaatatatatatatatatatatatatatataataatatgagCCACGTTCATAGCCTGCTGCCTAGTACAAAAGCAAAAGATAGACACAAATCAGGTAAAACAAAAGCTGAAAAGTGAATAAGGAAGTGGCATCATCAGAAAGTAAGGAACACGGTTTGGTGAAAGTGGACCTGAAAAGTCGAAAAGTGGGGGTGTCACAAGCTAAAAAGAGGGAGTTTAAAAAGGAACgaaacaaataaaagagaaaagaagctGAAAAATGGGTCACGGCTCAACATGAAATTAGGAGCTGCGGAGGAAAAACTGACGAAAACTGCTCCATGATCTGATCAGTTGAGAGAAAAATAAGGGAACAACTTCTTTGGAAtctctctataaatagagggtgtacacaaggaaaaaaaaaaagaaaaaagaaaaagaaagcagaggcaaaaaaaagagagcaagtgcacacacacagcaaagacatagagagaagacaaaaaaaaaagaaaagaaaaaggcacaGACAGAGAGAGCAACATCAAGCAGAGGAGAAATACGCAGCATAGGTTCGTATATGGGATTTCACATCAGTCCCTGTCTTCTCTAAATCTCTCTCCCTTGTTCTCAAATCTGAATTCTTGTTTGGGAAAACAAATAGGGTTGGGTTTCATGAGGAGTTCCTAACTCCATACATGAAACTTTATACAAGAGTCCTTGACTCTTAAATCCTATTTGAgaattaccaaataaaaattctctcaCTACCAAAATCTTTCTCTCACCCTtcttcaaataatttttgtttgggaaaaCAAATAGGGTTGGGGTTCATGAGGAGTTCCTAACTTCATACATGAAGTTTTATACAAGAGTTCCTGACTCTTAAATCCtatttgaaaattaccaaataaaaattctctctcAAGTTTTGGTGTaatgtcttttcttttaattggagtccttgactctaccatCAAATTAATGGAGGCATTAACTCTACCAAACTAATTGTGACTAATTCTTTAAGATTATTAATTCTTTAAACAAGATTAGAGTtaataattcttaaaataaaatgaccataaaaaaattgatttaaggaAATTTTCTAAATTCCCAATGTtcttaaaaaagtaataattactTCAAAGGAGTTTTCTTTCCCTTAATTTTGGAAACCTCAATCGAAATATTaagaaagaaatggaaaattACTTCTCAAAAAGAGAATCCTTGATTCAATTTCCATGAAAATATGGTCTTTGACTTAACCTTGAGATTAAAACCAATTATTTCacccaaatacaaaattatgcCAATACTTAATTAAAAGCCAAGTATTGACTTAAAGACCCATCATTTAAAATGGGACAAAACAATATTTGAGACTTtaaatctaaaatttcaaaattaagaaCTACGAAGTGGCTTGATCCCCGCCAAGGATACATAGGCaacctaaataaattattaggtgcagtcacaaataaaaaaaaaaaaaatgtcctcttgaagttaaaataataaataaacttatgtGCAAAGATGACATGGATGGAATCAAAGGGTCCCTTGAAACAAGGGATTGTAATTAAGAGATGCATTATCTTGAATGGGTACAACTCACATCAATACGCCAAAGGCCTATGGGTGAAATTATGTT
The sequence above is drawn from the Quercus robur chromosome 7, dhQueRobu3.1, whole genome shotgun sequence genome and encodes:
- the LOC126693378 gene encoding F-box protein At2g26160-like isoform X1; translation: MMKSVGDLPSLDVSNSNSSSPRRPRSETNQAPAPSWDELPADMICEIAKLLPNFVDIKSLLTVCKQWNSVSPEITRPSFPLPFPLLMLSKTLNTNWRSFFNLCDSKRYRLELSTFGGKRCWGSPYGWVVLLDPNSNAHLEHLGKGRQIILPSLNTIRTLAATEEWFRLIHKFIIFKQPSHESSFLVIAIFGPENSLAFVRVGEGAALNGRGQDEWVLVANPDEFKFKDVTCFNDQIYGLCDNGTLVRVELDAEVQVVSPQPEDVWEPQKLYLVELFGNLFGVFRHGYYYPLKRRYETASFSVYKFNFDTPSWVEVRNGRGLEDHAVFVGDGNSWCCPTITISSSSKRIYFTDDNWDWQMCPGGEYGGCDVGVFDMKTREIQPLPFGEDNPSSYSRPIWVTTTMRLY
- the LOC126693378 gene encoding uncharacterized protein LOC126693378 isoform X2, which translates into the protein MICEIAKLLPNFVDIKSLLTVCKQWNSVSPEITRPSFPLPFPLLMLSKTLNTNWRSFFNLCDSKRYRLELSTFGGKRCWGSPYGWVVLLDPNSNAHLEHLGKGRQIILPSLNTIRTLAATEEWFRLIHKFIIFKQPSHESSFLVIAIFGPENSLAFVRVGEGAALNGRGQDEWVLVANPDEFKFKDVTCFNDQIYGLCDNGTLVRVELDAEVQVVSPQPEDVWEPQKLYLVELFGNLFGVFRHGYYYPLKRRYETASFSVYKFNFDTPSWVEVRNGRGLEDHAVFVGDGNSWCCPTITISSSSKRIYFTDDNWDWQMCPGGEYGGCDVGVFDMKTREIQPLPFGEDNPSSYSRPIWVTTTMRLY